In Spirosoma pollinicola, the genomic window GCTTACCCTCTTTTGGAGAAAGTAGCGATGGTGTTTCTGTAAGTCAAACACCTTTGAATCACGTTGTAAGGTTTCTTTTTATTGAAGGCGGCAAAGTATTTGAAGATATCATTTGAAACGGACTTGGCCTTAGGCCAAAGCGTCTAAGTGGGCTATGAGGCCTTCATAAGGGCTTAAATAAATACGTGTAAATTTTACCCTGCTTATCCTGACTGATATAAAAATTGAACGACATTAATTTGAACACAGCTTTGTAATGAGCAACACCACCCGTAACGGCTTGCGATTCTAAACTTATCCATTCCCCTGCTTCTTTGTTGATCCCCCTCAGAACTTGTTTCACCCTATTCATTGAGATTGCCTTTTTAAAGTCATCTCCCATTAGGGCGTAGAGCGAATCTGGCTGGTTATTATTGGTAAAACGTTGAGCCAGCTTGGCTAAGGAGTCTAGTTTGGAATTGGTAGCAGAGGCCCTAAAGGTTTGAGCCTGGGCCACATGAGCCAACAGCCCGGCAATCAGAAAAAGAGTTGTATGATTCATGGAGAGGTGTTTTCAATAAATATAAGGAATGCGGTCAGCGGGTCAACCTTCAGGGAATAAATACTTTTTACCCGATATAGTTTACTTATCATTAAATAACTCGGTCGTTGTTTGAAGCAGTAAGTGCACGCCTACTTCCTACCTTTCACTTATGCGTATAAAAATGGCCTTCACTACTTTAGAGATTATCCGGCTCGGTAAGACAGCCTGTCAAGGATAAGCTAATCCACGTATTACCGCGCCCTATCGCCCTAATGTTGACAACTTGAAGTCAGGCCGGGATTTTTTGACCCTTAAAACTCAACTACTGAGCTCATTATGTACACTATTTATTGGATACTGGGAGATAAGGAGGTACCGGTTAAAGCTATCAGTTTCACTCCTGATCTAGTCATTATTCCCCCAGATGGCGAAAAATTAACTTTAGAAGAGGCGGAAATACGACTTAAAGATTTATCCGATAGAAATTTAAGTCAACGGTTTGTGATGCGAAAAGATTAAGAATGGCCTTATCATGTGGTCACTAACATCTCTGGTATGAACATTGAAAGCGACCCCAATCGACCCGAAGATGATTGTCTTGACTTTTTACTTTCACAATTCAAAAACCTAACATTGACTTATGTATAATCCATTCCTATTTCTAGCTTTAATTTTATCCTCGTTTATCATAGAGTCCTGCCAATCAAATAATACTACCAAGAATCAAGAGGCGGAGAAGGTTGAGGCTAGGCCCTCAAAATGGACTGAAAGCAAAATAAACGAGGTGTCCCGTAAGTACAAAGGATCAGATTTTCAAAAATCCCAGGTTAAGCGGCTGGTAGAGTCATTACAGTATGATAAAACGTTAAAAGATTTTGAGGGTGAAATAAAGTCAGGAAAAGTAAAAGAAACAATTGCCACTCCAAAATTACTGGTGAAAGATGCCATGAAATATGAGTTTAATATGGATCAAATAGCCGGCAAAAGCCCGAAAGCAATAGAAAAGATTTTTGGAAAGCCCGGTAATTTAACAACAGTACATCCATCGGGAACGCCATGCCCATGCCCGAAAAAGGTATACCTTAATGGGCTTATCGAGATTGTCTATATGAGAGGAAAGGCTGACTGGATTACTATCAATTTGGGAAAATATGCTAAAGTAAATTCTAATGGCGTATCAACTCAAACATTTGATGATTATACCTACACCAAGGCTTATACAAAGTAATAAATGAATACACAACATGAAATAGTTGGTAGTGGGTGAACTGTGTTGATCAGCAAACGTAAGTACTGAATAGATAAGCCGTCAAGCATTGATTGGGGCATACTTACGCTTTAAAGTTATTCATGCTTTTTTCTGGGAGCAATAGTCATCAACATAATTCAGCCACTACCTCAGAGATTAATTAGCCCTTGCCGCTTAGCAAAAAACAAGAGCGTCTGCCGACAAACCATAAAAGCCGGGTAGTAACTGCTAGTTAGTTGCTACGGAAATTTTGCTATTTCGCACGGCGACGGCCGACCGTAAAATCCCCTGTCCGGGCTACGGTCACTTCGCTTATACGTTGTAAAAATCTCCAAGTCGACGAGTGCAATGGTACCAACTATTGGATCAATTCAAATAACTGACTCGCTTAATAAATTTTTTGCAACCAGATGCGTAGCCTTCAGTTACACTAAGAACATACATCAAGATCCATGTTCAACATCTCCAAAAAACCGAGTCTGCGTCAAACCCTACTCGCTTACCTGTTTATCCTAACCCTGTTGGCCTGCCAGGATCACCGCCTCCCCCAGCCCGGTCAGATCATTCAACCCACCGGACCCAAACCCGACTGGGGTCCCACCATTGGCCCCCAGATGCAGGCGGTGATCGAAGAGCTGGGTCGGCTTAGTCCTACCCCTCTTAACGAGTTAACACCCCAGCAGGCCCGAATGAAACCCTCCTTCAAGGATGCGGTTAACTCGCTACTCGATAAAAACAACATTCCCCGCCCTACGGCCAATGTTACCGTGAGCCAGCAAATGATTCCGGGAGCGGGTGGGACCCCCATTCGGATCGTGGTTTACAAACCCAATAATGTGTCGGGAATCCGGCCCGTCATTGTGTACTACCACGGAGGCGGCTGGGTAATTGCTAGTCCCGAAGTGTATGAATACTCAACACTGGCCTTAGCTGAAGAGACCGGAGCCATCGTGGTTTCGGTCGATTATCGACTCGCTCCGGAGAATAAATTTCCGACAGCTCATGAAGATGCCTTTGCCGCCTATAAATGGGTTAAGCAGAATGCCGCCAGCCTGAAGGGCAATCCGGATAAAGTAGCGGTGGCGGGTGAAAGTGCCGGAGGCAATATGGCCATTACAGTAAGTATGATGGCGCGTGACCAGAACATTGGGTTGCCGATCCATATCTTATCGGTGTTCCCGGTGGCGAACAACGACCTTAATACGCCTTCTTATAATCATTACGCCAATGCCAAGCCATTGAATCGTCCGTTGGTCCAGTATTTCACTAGCAATTACTTCAATTCACCCGCTGATGGGGACAGCCCCCTGATTTCCCTGGTGGATGTGGCCAACCTGACCGGCTTGCCACCCACCACCATTATCGGAGCTGAGATTGACCCGCTGCAAAGTGAAGGCATGCAACTGCGGGATAAACTTCAGTCGGTGGGGGTCCAGGTGACTTATCAGCTGTTTACGGGGGCCACTCATGAGTTTTTCGGTATGTATGCCATCGTGCCCCAGGCTCAGCAGGCCCAGGAACTGGCCGCTACCCAGCTACGCAATGCCTTCAAGTAGATAAAACGTCTTCTGGTCTGTCCGCTCCCGTATAGCCATGAAGGGAGCGGATTTGCCTAGCCCCCTGGACTGAACCTCACTTGGTAGAGTCCCAGCCCTTGATGGCTAACTGATTTGGTTCAATACCATTTTCACCCAGTCAATATGACCGTTACTTCGTCTACGGAAGAAAAACTTGTTGAGGCGCTACAAAATCAGCAGTCAGCTGATTTCTCCCGACTCTATACGGCTTATGCGCCGGCACTGTACGGCGTGCTGCTGCGGCTGATTAAGGATCCAGCACGGGCCGAAGATTTACTCCAGGATGCCTTTATCAAGATCTGGTTGAACCGCCAGCACTATGACCCCGCCCAGGGTCGGTTGTTCACCTGGCTGCTGACCATCACCCGGAACGTGGCGCTGGATGAATTACGGAGCCGCAAAGTACACTCAAAAGCGGGCGCCTACCAGTCTGATCGGTCCGAACCCACAGTTCTGCCTGATCTGATCGAGGGGCCGCTGAAGGGCTCTCTGACAAGCTCCCTGAAGCCTGATTATCGGGCCGTGATTCAGTTGATGTACTATAAGGGACTCACCAGTCAGGAGGCGGCAGCCATACTAAAACTTCCGGTGGGTACGGTGAAGACCCGGGTAAGGGCCGCTTTAAAGCAGCTGAAAGCTCAGTTCTGTCAGGATATCCAGCACTATCAGGTAGGTACGACTTTGACATGCTAATACTCATGTATTGATATTCGATAGCGCGTTAACCGGATTGAATTTTATGGCTTATGGTTTACTGTAGTTCCTTCCCAGGAGGAACACACCCGGTAAGTGAATCGAGCATCGGACCTACGAACCACCCGTCGCATTTGGTTAGTTACGCGGGAAGATACACACTGAAGACTGCACCTTCGCCCGGTTGACTATTGCTAAGATCTCGTACTTAACCAGGGAACCAATCAACAAGACCAATAATAGACCGGCTCCCAGGAGCCATACGGCTCGTACTGTTTTGGGCGACTTGCGCATAAATGACTTGTTTACACTTACCTACTTACTACGAACTTACGCCTTATTAATTCATTAATAGGACGCTTCTAAACAGCCAATGATCCGTGGGCGTAGCTGATCCGCCACGTCAGGCGCCAAGGCTAAAGCGTGCTCCTTAGCCAGTTCTAGGCGCGGGAGTAGTTCATACCATTCCAGGCTGAGTAGATGTTGGCGAGTATCCTCCAGGGAATACACAATCAGATGGTGAGCTGCGTTGGCATCTTTCTGAGCAAAAACACGAACTTCTCGTAAAACGGCTTGTAGGGTCTTATGGCGACTCGTTAGGTAAAACCGTAGGTAAAATTCAAACAGGTCGGTGGCGTTGAGCTGGTCTAATGAGCGTTGGTCGATCTGGTGAGACAGACCCCACTGATAGTAATGGGGAGGTGTTTGAAAAAATCCTTTGACTAAAACGGGGTTAAGGGTTGTACCCACTACGTGACGGTCAATTCGTTCGTTGAGTTTCATCGCATTCGGTTGTTGTTAACAACTGGATCGAGCACCTGCTAAGCACTGCTGCCTGAGAGCGGTAATCAATTCGGTATAATTTGCTCCAGTCAATGGAAGTGGCTAATTAAAAAAACGTAACTAAATCGGTCGTAGGGGGTTATCTCTACAACGGACTATTCCACCGTGCTTCACAATGCAACCTCTCAAGCGCCGTCCGACCAATCTGTTAAATGCCCTGCGTCTGGTGGTGCTTTGTGTAGGCATCGAATTGTTGGGCTTTGCTTTTTCAGGCAGTTATTCGGTTGGCAGCGTGGTGGGCGTGCTCCTGGGAGCGGTGCTGGTCTATGGCCTGCTGCGCCTGGTTCATCGGGGTGTTAACGGGGCTCGGTATGGTCTGGCAGGGGTTATCATATTGGGGTTGCTTAGCTCCCTGACGGCCTTTCCGACGGCTTATCGGCTGCATCCCGGAGCGACCGTAATCGATTTCATCTCGACGCTCATGTCGCTAATTGCTTTACTACTCTTATTCACTACCCAATGCAATACTTGGTTCCGGGCTCATCGGGCATCCAGACTAAAACAGTCCTGATCGAATCATGTCTCTTCTAGCCTAATTGGTATGATTGGGCTTAAAAGGCTTCACCAACCGGACACTCGTTGTAGCCTGGCTGCTACCCAGTAGGGGCCACAGAAGCAACAGGACGATTAGTTTGTTCATAGGGGCAGGGGTATAGGTTTACCATTCTGACTAGAGCAGTCCAGCCGACCTTGATTCAGTAGCCCTTGCCATTGGCAAGGGCTACTGAAAAAATAAACCTGGGTCGTGTTGGTGGTCACCTTTCTCAACTAAATAGTAGTCGTTTGGGAGTTGTAGCCACTGTCTGATCCGTTAGAGCTTCGTAATGACCACATCGATTCGACGGTTCTTCTGACGACCGGCTGCGGTCTGGTTACTGGCCACGGGTTTGGTGTCCCCCCGCTCCCGGGTTCTCACCCGGCCAGCCGCAATGCCGCCCTGAATCAGTGCCTGCTTGACCATGTCGGCCCGTTCCCCCGATAAGGGATCATTGATGGCCTCACCGCCCGTACTATCGGTATTACCCTCGATACGGATTTGAAGATTAGGATAGGCCTGCATGATCTGGATCAGATCGTCCACGTGGGAACGAGCCTGGGCCGTAATACGGGCCGAATCGGTCTCAAAGGTCAAATTATCAAAGTTAAACACGCGAGGGGCCTGACGACCGGTAGCCGCTAGATAGCGGGCTAAGCTATCGGTAAACGAATGCTCAACAACGCTCAGTTTTCGACCACCGGGCAAATCAATGGCCACTCGGACCTCGGGTCCATTGCCGTCCAGATCACTGGCAACGGTGTCAGAGGCTACTGAAGAACTTGATTCGCTCATCGGTTGGGTTTTGTCGCCCTTATAACCGCGTAGTAACAGAAACAACAGCGCCAGTAACGCCAGGGCTCCCAGCAGCCACCGCCACCAAACCGTACCAGCGGGGTGATCGTCGCGGGAAGCGGGGGGGATTGTTTCCGTTCGCAGGGGAATAGTGCTTACGGGCCGGGGTGCACCCAAGAGCCAGCCCAAAAGAGCCGCGAACCCCGTTGGAATCGCCAACCGAGCCGAATCGGTTTCACCCAGGAGCAGCGCCGTGAGTTGGGCCTGCATCAGCGATCGGCTGGTGAATTGCTGGTGTAAGAAGCCCATTAAGACCGACATGACCAGCCCCGACAGCGTACCGGCCGATCCCAGGCTAACCCCACTGTACTGCGCTGTTGCTTCGGCCAATCGGTTGGGCTGGTCCGGATAAAGTTGCTTGAAAAGGCCATTGCCGGATTCCGCCGCTTTCTGGCGATGATCCCCAACGTTAACCAGCTGGCTCAGAGTGGGATCTTGCGCAAAGGGCGTATCACGCAGTAACTGATACAACTGGGTAGCCCCCTGCTGACCGGTGGTCCGGTTGATGACCCCAGCCGTCACAGCGGGCAGCAGGCCATCGAGCGCTTTTTGGGTGGGGCCCGGGGCTTCGCCCAGGGCGCGGGACAGCTCGCTAACTGCCGTCGGAGTAAACGTAGATCGCAGGTGGTCGAGTATGCTATTGCTCATAGAAGTAAGGGTAAGAAAATGAGTACTGGGGTTTAAAATAGCGGGTAGGTCTGCCTCCACCCATCCCAAAAGATCAGGGATTTAGCGAATCGAAATGAGGGGGCTGTACAAAGCAAACCCGATGATCGGCTAGTCGGGCAACTTGCCAGCCTGGCCCGCTGCCAAACCGTTCCGTCTGCAACCAGATGGTGTCTCCTTTTTGAATAGAGCCGGTTTGACTAGCCAAGGGATTGGCCGGATCAGTTGCCCAGGTAGTATCCTGATTGGCCTGGCAAGGGAAATTGATTTTTTTGTCCAGCCCGTCAGACAACGGTTTTTTACCCATCTCGGTAGCAATTGATTAACTTGGCCGGGCAGACTGAAACGGGCTGTTTGCTAAAACAGCCCGTTTCAGTCTGCCCGAGCAGGGGGGTTACTTGGTCGAATAGGTCACCTCATCCGAATCCGTGCCGGCTGGACGAATCGATTGGTCCGTTGTGCCCAGATTCTCCACATCGACTTCGGTTTTGCGAACTGTATCCCGGATTACTTCCTGGCGTTCGGTAACGGCTTTGTCCACCGAGATTTCCTCTACGACATTCGCCGTTTTGGATACCACCGGTACTTCGGCGTGTTCAGTCAGGCTAATTTCGCCTTCCTGGAAAGCGTTCAGATCGGCCGCCGTGGCGGGCCGGTTCACCGTGGTGCGGTTCACCGTAACCCGCTCTTCCCGCAGGCGGATGCTTTCTTCGACGGGCTTGGCCACAATCCGACTGCGCAGACGCACCCCACCCGTTTCAACCGTCCGCTTGCCCACTTCTAGATTCTCCTCGATTACTTTGATGGTTTGATCGCCATCAGTACCCAACGCTGCGGTTGGCGTTGGGCTGCTATACCCATACTCGGTAGCCCGTTCGTTGACGTCCACGGCCCCGGCTTCATCTAGAATATCAGCGGCTTGTTCGGCCTGTTCATCCGTGTCCGCATGCACGGTCACAATCGAGCCGCGACCACCAACGGTCGAATACTTTTTAGTATCCTCGTCGTCATCGCTGCCAAACAGTGAACTAAAGAAACCACCTACGCTGCTGCCCACGTCTTTGGTATCATCGACGAGTTCTTCGCTCCGGGTACCGGACGTGTTCACATGCCGATCCGGGATAAGCGCATCGGAGCCCGTAGCCGCGCTGCCCGTGCCGGCTGACAGATCGATGTTACTGCGGCTGAAGCCGTTACTAACTAACTGGTCAACGGCCGTTTGGGCTTCGGAAGCATTATCAAAAATGCCAATTACTGTGTGTGCCATGTGTTGTTTTGGGGTTTACTACGGTTTGCGGTAAGATTAAAATTGATTTATTAACGAAGGCCTCTTGACTAGGCCGGACGTTCGGAGGTAGCAGGCGTCCGCTCGACGGTCATCTCTTCCCGGCGTAGCCGAACGGTCTGGGTGTCCTGAATTTGAGTTTGCTGGCTGGTTACCCAAATTTCTTCGATGAGCAGAAGCCGTTTCTGCACGACCAGCACTTCTTTCACCACGGGATAAATAGTCGTCTGCCCTTCCTGGCGAGTAGCGGGCAGCTCGTCCACATAGGCATTAATGGCCGTTCGCTCGACGATGTAGCCCTCACTAAGCAGCGGGATGGTGACCGTTTCATCGGTTTGGTGAACGGTTTTACGCAGCCTTACCCGGCCCGTTTCGACTAGTTGGGTCGTAACCTGGAGCCGTTCTTCGAGTAGCGGGATTCGTCGTGTTTCCGAGAAAGCACCATCCGTTGTTGACGGCGTGAAACCGCCAGTTGATGAAGTACGCTCGTTGGGTGAATTCATGGGGGTAAAAAAGATATAACGGTTAGAATTATACGTCCTTAAGGAAACAGACCAAATTGCTTGGCACGTATCGGTACTATTTTAAGTCGGACTTCGACGTATCCGCTTTTGAGCTATTGGCGGCTTGCCGCATGGCCGATGAGAGTCCTTCCAGCAGGGCCGGCATTTCCCCTTCCCCGCCCATGTCGGTAGCGAGTAGAGAAAGCTCGTCAGCTACTGGACTCATGGCCGTTTGCACCGCTTCGGGTTGAAGCGGACTCGCTTCCAGTAAGGCCTTCAAGGCTGTTAACTGGTCGGCGAGTGGCCGGGTGTTCTCACCCGCCTGAAGGGGCTCCAGCCATGAATCAATCAGGGCGACACCCGCCTGAGGCGTGAGTGGTCCAGACTCGCCCATCAAGTGGCGGGTGGTCTGATCGAGTAAGTCGGTCGTATCAGCGAGGGATAACATTAGGCTAAACGGTAGAAAAAATAAACACGAACTTTTGTTAAAAAACAGGACTTGGTTGGTAGGGCGCTTACCGAACCGGGAGGCCCGGTCCGATAAGCGCCATCGCTTCACCAGTTCAGTAAGTGGCTTACCGAATCGACCCCACCGGGCGATCATAGGTAGAATAATCATCCTTCGAGTCGGTGCCCATTTTGGCTCCGTAACCCGCAGCCACCACCCCAATCAATAACCCGATAAATCCAAAGATGGCCCCTTTCGAAGCAGCCGAAGCCGCCTCATCGGCTACCTGACGAGCTTTCACTTCGGCTTCTTTCTTGGCCTGCTCAAATTTGACGCTGGCCTGCTGATAGGTCTTGATCCAGCTATCGACCGTTTGCTCGGCTTCAGTCCGGGATTTACCCGTGCGTTTCATCACGACATTGACCGCATCTTCTTTGTCTACGCTGTTAACCGTGGCCTGACCCTGCTTAAACAGGCGGCTAAACAAGCCACTGGCAACATCATCAGCCGCCTGGGGATTTGAAGCCGCCCGACCAGCCGCGGCTTTGGTCTGATCAGTGGCCCGGTCCGCTTTGGCTTCCAGCGTATTGGGATTCAGATTCGGATCGCCCGTCTGGCGCAGTAGCTGGTTGACCTGTTCTTTCAAGTCACCCAGGTCCATATTTTCCGTGTCAATGCCATTGGCTTTAAGCTGTCCCTGGACCGCGTTACCAATGCCAGGCGCGGCCGAAGCCACCGCCGTTCCAGCGGTACTCACCAGCCCACCGACCAGCTTGCCCGCTCCGCCGATAATACTGCCGATGGTTGTGGTCAGAAAATAAATGGTCAGTAGCGTCACCAGACACCAAGTCAGCACCCCGTGAATGATACCATCGAACAAACGGGGGGCGCTGGCTAGCCGACCGGCGATCCAGCCGCCCACAAACAGCGAGAGTAAACTACTGATAATATACCAGATGGCACTGCCCATGCCCAGACCCGCCGTGGGGTTGCGCTCCTGGAGGGGGTCGATGGTTCCCAGACCGATGCCCAGACCCAGCAGGGTAAGCAGCATTTGGGTGACAATGGCGACCAGCACTCCGGCAAAGACCGCACTCCAAGAGATGCGTTTGAGTAAATCTAGGCCACCCGTACGGGGATGCTCGGTATATACGATTTCTTTTTCCATGATAATTAATTTGTTTAAATCACTTTGGTAAGGCCATTTGGGCTCCTCAACTTCAGCCCTGAACACGACCAGTTACGGGCTTTCTTAGCTCGGTGGTTATTCATTACAAGCCCTTGGCCATCTCTTGTTTAAGGGCTCTTTTCACTATATTGAGACAATCAGAACATGTACTTATTTCTTAGTCGGCTGTCTATACCTGATTTTGCCGCATTCACCAACGCATCGATCGGCTGATCGGTCTTAAACGAAGCGTTTCGCGAACGCGCGTTGTTCAACGGGCAGCTTCTTTGTTAGTAAACAGGCTTGGCAGGGAAAAACCCGTCTGAGATTTCACCACTTCGGCAAGGTGCTTTACCTGAGCAACGGTTTTGTCTAACTGCCCTTTAATTTGCTTGTACCGTTCCACCTTGTCCTTCGCAAAACTCACCAAGGAATCACGGGTTGTTTTACCCGAACTAGGGGCAGTCAGGTAGGCGATGGCAAGTCCTGTAGCAATGCCAGTTACGAAACGGATCATACTTGTCTGGTTTAAACAACGATACCAATGCAAGCTGACAAAATCATGCCGTCAAGGAAAAAGGGGTAATGCAGCCACTGGTCAATCTATGGTCCTCAGCTAAGGTTTCTTTCCCCGCCCCACATTGGGGCATTTAAGCCCCAATGTGGGGCGGGGAAAGAAAGTGTAATTCTCAGAATATGAGTCATTTATGCGTATTTGTTTATTATCTTACGGCGCTTCAATTGGCAATAACGAGGTGTTTGATCAGAATTAATCGAAGAGTCAGCTTCCAGCAAACTCTACCGGCCGGGGTTGATGAATCAATATGAGTTTAGTAATTTTGGTCGCGGCTTTAGGCCTTTTTAAGCAGGGCAAGAAGTGATAGGTCCGTATATATTATTTCCACGTTAAACTTTGGATGCATCATGAAACAGATGGGTTACTTACTAATGATCCTGTGGAGTCTATGGCTCTCCATTGACGGGCTGGCTCAATCGACACCTCCCGCTCAAAAGATGTCGGTCAACGACCGAATGGCCAAGGCACGGGCGGCCAAAGCGGAAAAAAATATCCTCAAACCAATGCCCGCTTTGGC contains:
- a CDS encoding YsnF/AvaK domain-containing protein; this translates as MAHTVIGIFDNASEAQTAVDQLVSNGFSRSNIDLSAGTGSAATGSDALIPDRHVNTSGTRSEELVDDTKDVGSSVGGFFSSLFGSDDDEDTKKYSTVGGRGSIVTVHADTDEQAEQAADILDEAGAVDVNERATEYGYSSPTPTAALGTDGDQTIKVIEENLEVGKRTVETGGVRLRSRIVAKPVEESIRLREERVTVNRTTVNRPATAADLNAFQEGEISLTEHAEVPVVSKTANVVEEISVDKAVTERQEVIRDTVRKTEVDVENLGTTDQSIRPAGTDSDEVTYSTK
- a CDS encoding OmpA family protein yields the protein MSNSILDHLRSTFTPTAVSELSRALGEAPGPTQKALDGLLPAVTAGVINRTTGQQGATQLYQLLRDTPFAQDPTLSQLVNVGDHRQKAAESGNGLFKQLYPDQPNRLAEATAQYSGVSLGSAGTLSGLVMSVLMGFLHQQFTSRSLMQAQLTALLLGETDSARLAIPTGFAALLGWLLGAPRPVSTIPLRTETIPPASRDDHPAGTVWWRWLLGALALLALLFLLLRGYKGDKTQPMSESSSSVASDTVASDLDGNGPEVRVAIDLPGGRKLSVVEHSFTDSLARYLAATGRQAPRVFNFDNLTFETDSARITAQARSHVDDLIQIMQAYPNLQIRIEGNTDSTGGEAINDPLSGERADMVKQALIQGGIAAGRVRTRERGDTKPVASNQTAAGRQKNRRIDVVITKL
- a CDS encoding YtxH domain-containing protein — protein: MIRFVTGIATGLAIAYLTAPSSGKTTRDSLVSFAKDKVERYKQIKGQLDKTVAQVKHLAEVVKSQTGFSLPSLFTNKEAAR
- a CDS encoding YsnF/AvaK domain-containing protein, which gives rise to MNSPNERTSSTGGFTPSTTDGAFSETRRIPLLEERLQVTTQLVETGRVRLRKTVHQTDETVTIPLLSEGYIVERTAINAYVDELPATRQEGQTTIYPVVKEVLVVQKRLLLIEEIWVTSQQTQIQDTQTVRLRREEMTVERTPATSERPA
- a CDS encoding RNA polymerase sigma factor; the encoded protein is MVQYHFHPVNMTVTSSTEEKLVEALQNQQSADFSRLYTAYAPALYGVLLRLIKDPARAEDLLQDAFIKIWLNRQHYDPAQGRLFTWLLTITRNVALDELRSRKVHSKAGAYQSDRSEPTVLPDLIEGPLKGSLTSSLKPDYRAVIQLMYYKGLTSQEAAAILKLPVGTVKTRVRAALKQLKAQFCQDIQHYQVGTTLTC
- a CDS encoding YrzE family protein is translated as MEKEIVYTEHPRTGGLDLLKRISWSAVFAGVLVAIVTQMLLTLLGLGIGLGTIDPLQERNPTAGLGMGSAIWYIISSLLSLFVGGWIAGRLASAPRLFDGIIHGVLTWCLVTLLTIYFLTTTIGSIIGGAGKLVGGLVSTAGTAVASAAPGIGNAVQGQLKANGIDTENMDLGDLKEQVNQLLRQTGDPNLNPNTLEAKADRATDQTKAAAGRAASNPQAADDVASGLFSRLFKQGQATVNSVDKEDAVNVVMKRTGKSRTEAEQTVDSWIKTYQQASVKFEQAKKEAEVKARQVADEAASAASKGAIFGFIGLLIGVVAAGYGAKMGTDSKDDYSTYDRPVGSIR
- a CDS encoding alpha/beta hydrolase — translated: MFNISKKPSLRQTLLAYLFILTLLACQDHRLPQPGQIIQPTGPKPDWGPTIGPQMQAVIEELGRLSPTPLNELTPQQARMKPSFKDAVNSLLDKNNIPRPTANVTVSQQMIPGAGGTPIRIVVYKPNNVSGIRPVIVYYHGGGWVIASPEVYEYSTLALAEETGAIVVSVDYRLAPENKFPTAHEDAFAAYKWVKQNAASLKGNPDKVAVAGESAGGNMAITVSMMARDQNIGLPIHILSVFPVANNDLNTPSYNHYANAKPLNRPLVQYFTSNYFNSPADGDSPLISLVDVANLTGLPPTTIIGAEIDPLQSEGMQLRDKLQSVGVQVTYQLFTGATHEFFGMYAIVPQAQQAQELAATQLRNAFK